Proteins encoded together in one Myxococcales bacterium window:
- a CDS encoding 4Fe-4S dicluster domain-containing protein, with translation MDKAKRRTLKVLGSTLGAAAFAYAIEPLRAWASDMSLGELLQKHYRELTPDEMRAVLARLEADAEAKYGREVTIEDIRPTPGVELGYALNLSVCIGCRKCAEACHVENNHDRTTNNSYIRVLEMEQGSFDLEKGTTTYDHAVPSPGKYYLPVQCQQCDNAPCVKVCPVQATWKESDGIVVVDYNWCIGCRYCEAACPYHARRFNWSKPEIPAEEINPNQSYLSNRVRPQGVVEKCTFCLHRTRKGLLPACLEACPTGARVFGNLLDPNSEIRWVLAHKRVYVLKEELGTRPRFFYYFDN, from the coding sequence ATGGATAAGGCGAAGCGTCGTACGTTGAAGGTGCTCGGAAGCACGCTGGGGGCAGCAGCCTTCGCGTACGCGATCGAGCCGCTCCGGGCCTGGGCCAGCGACATGTCGCTCGGGGAGCTCCTCCAGAAACACTACCGTGAGCTTACGCCGGACGAGATGCGCGCCGTGCTCGCGCGCCTCGAGGCGGACGCCGAGGCCAAGTACGGTCGCGAAGTGACGATCGAGGATATTCGCCCTACGCCGGGGGTCGAGCTCGGCTACGCGCTCAACCTCAGTGTGTGCATCGGCTGCCGCAAGTGCGCGGAGGCGTGCCACGTCGAGAACAACCACGATCGTACGACGAACAACTCGTACATTCGGGTGCTCGAGATGGAGCAGGGGAGCTTCGACCTCGAGAAGGGCACGACCACCTACGATCACGCCGTACCCTCTCCGGGGAAGTACTATCTTCCGGTCCAGTGCCAGCAGTGCGACAACGCTCCTTGCGTGAAGGTGTGCCCAGTGCAAGCCACCTGGAAGGAGTCCGACGGCATCGTCGTCGTCGACTACAACTGGTGCATCGGCTGTAGGTACTGCGAGGCCGCGTGCCCGTACCACGCTCGGCGTTTCAACTGGTCGAAACCCGAGATCCCCGCCGAAGAGATCAACCCGAACCAGTCTTACCTATCCAATCGAGTGCGCCCGCAGGGGGTCGTCGAGAAATGCACGTTCTGCCTCCACCGCACGCGTAAGGGGCTCCTGCCGGCGTGCCTCGAGGCCTGCCCGACGGGAGCTCGCGTGTTCGGGAATCTCCTCGACCCGAACAGCGAAATACGATGGGTTCTCGCCCACAAACGCGTCTACGTGCTCAAGGAAGAGCTCGGGACGCGCCCGCGTTTTTTCTACTACTTCGACAACTGA
- the nrfD gene encoding polysulfide reductase NrfD, with amino-acid sequence MSASSLPPPSAPGERPDSVLSYPKFLWSMWRLAFTGSFAYYAGMTALTAVALVGLNAWAHQLADGMVRTHMTDHVSWGLYIANFTFTVGLAAGAVMMVIPAYLYDDEEMHDVVIVGELLAVAAIVVCVGFIAVDMGRPDRMWHVIPGIGRLNWPVSMLSWDVVVLNGYLLLNLHICGYLVYMKYLRRRPNKRFYLPFVFLSIGWAISIHSVTAFLYAGLGGRPFWNSALLAPRFIVSAFITGPAFVILLLHVIRRFAPAFRVADGPIELLARVLRITILVNLFMFGSEAFTELYSGGAHHVSARYLFLGLHGKHALVPWIWTGVALNLTSAILVHLPQSRTNRTVLMAACVAAFGGVWIEKGMGLIIPGFVPSTLHEVVEYTPSLTEWKISAGIFAAGLMVLVVLLKMALPVFTGRISVARSSMTSLPPAAPSSASLLPPSSRGDVS; translated from the coding sequence ATGAGCGCGTCTTCCCTGCCTCCTCCCAGCGCTCCCGGCGAGCGCCCCGACTCCGTGCTGTCGTACCCGAAGTTCCTGTGGAGCATGTGGCGGCTCGCCTTCACGGGGAGCTTCGCCTACTACGCGGGCATGACCGCGCTGACGGCGGTCGCCTTGGTCGGCCTCAACGCGTGGGCGCACCAGCTCGCGGACGGCATGGTGCGGACGCACATGACCGACCACGTCTCGTGGGGGCTCTACATCGCGAACTTCACGTTCACAGTGGGGTTGGCGGCGGGGGCCGTGATGATGGTGATCCCGGCCTACCTCTACGACGACGAGGAGATGCACGACGTGGTGATCGTGGGCGAGCTCTTGGCCGTGGCCGCCATCGTCGTCTGCGTGGGGTTCATCGCCGTAGACATGGGCCGACCCGACCGGATGTGGCACGTGATCCCGGGAATCGGACGCCTCAATTGGCCCGTATCCATGCTGAGCTGGGACGTCGTCGTCCTCAACGGGTACTTGCTCCTGAACCTTCACATATGTGGGTACCTCGTCTACATGAAGTACCTTCGCAGGCGACCGAACAAGCGATTCTATCTGCCCTTCGTGTTCCTCTCGATCGGCTGGGCGATCTCGATCCATAGCGTGACGGCGTTCCTCTATGCGGGGCTCGGTGGCCGCCCCTTCTGGAACTCGGCGCTCCTCGCACCGCGCTTCATCGTGTCGGCGTTCATCACGGGGCCCGCGTTCGTCATCCTGCTCTTGCACGTGATTCGGCGGTTCGCGCCGGCCTTCCGTGTCGCCGACGGCCCGATCGAGCTCTTGGCGCGGGTCTTGAGGATCACGATCCTCGTGAACCTCTTCATGTTCGGCTCGGAGGCCTTCACCGAGCTCTACTCGGGTGGCGCGCACCACGTATCGGCGCGGTACCTCTTCCTCGGATTGCACGGGAAGCACGCCCTCGTTCCGTGGATTTGGACCGGGGTGGCCCTGAACCTGACCTCGGCGATCCTCGTCCATCTGCCCCAGAGTCGCACGAATCGAACGGTGCTCATGGCCGCGTGCGTGGCGGCCTTCGGGGGCGTGTGGATCGAGAAGGGGATGGGCCTCATCATCCCGGGGTTCGTCCCTAGCACGCTCCACGAGGTCGTCGAGTACACCCCGAGCCTCACGGAGTGGAAGATCTCGGCGGGCATCTTCGCCGCGGGGCTGATGGTCCTCGTCGTGCTGCTGAAGATGGCTCTGCCCGTCTTCACCGGGCGAATCTCGGTCGCGCGCTCGTCGATGACCAGCCTGCCTCCCGCCGCGCCGTCGTCGGCGTCGCTGCTCCCCCCTTCGTCACGAGGTGACGTGTCATGA
- a CDS encoding NnrS family protein — protein sequence MSRSPLPMHDAPPVSPMVHPVLLAKGFRPFFLVGALFVGIALPVWSLVLSGRMGAPTYLDAVTWHAHEMVFGFGAAILAGFLLTAVGNWTQSETAVGGPLLGLVAAWGLGRFAMMASELLPPAVVAGLDALFLPLLTITLARPIVRARNTRNYPVIVALLALTTANVLVHLDALGVVAALRRRAMLVSVDVIVFFLVLVTGRVVAMFTKNATRAASCRNDPRLESAASIAAAAVLVVDALVVGPSLPRAVVLAVAAILVAARAFHWGARASLGEPMLWILHVGHGFLPLGLALRALAEVSSRVPQSLGMHAITAGAIGSLCLGMMARVSLGHTGRAITAPRGIPLAFVAVVVAALVRMSAAVFPVGASLALLVGSALTLAVAFVVFAVTYARILVGPRADGKAG from the coding sequence ATGTCACGCTCGCCGCTGCCGATGCACGATGCGCCGCCCGTCTCTCCGATGGTGCACCCGGTTCTTCTGGCCAAGGGGTTCCGCCCGTTCTTCTTGGTCGGGGCGCTCTTCGTCGGGATCGCGTTGCCCGTGTGGTCGCTCGTGCTCTCGGGGCGAATGGGGGCGCCCACGTACCTGGATGCCGTGACGTGGCATGCCCACGAGATGGTCTTCGGGTTCGGCGCGGCGATCCTCGCAGGCTTCCTGTTGACGGCGGTCGGCAACTGGACCCAATCCGAGACGGCGGTGGGCGGGCCGCTGCTCGGCCTCGTCGCGGCCTGGGGCCTCGGGCGTTTCGCGATGATGGCGTCCGAGCTCCTTCCGCCGGCGGTCGTGGCTGGGCTCGACGCGCTCTTCTTGCCGCTCCTCACGATCACGCTGGCGAGGCCGATCGTGCGCGCTCGCAATACGCGGAACTACCCCGTGATCGTGGCGCTTCTTGCGCTCACGACGGCCAACGTCCTCGTGCACCTCGACGCGTTGGGCGTCGTCGCGGCGCTCCGACGCCGAGCGATGCTCGTGTCCGTTGACGTCATCGTCTTCTTCCTGGTGCTCGTCACGGGGCGTGTGGTCGCGATGTTCACCAAGAACGCGACGCGCGCGGCCTCGTGCCGGAACGACCCTCGCCTCGAGAGCGCGGCCTCGATCGCCGCGGCCGCGGTCCTCGTGGTCGACGCGCTCGTCGTAGGGCCGAGCCTTCCCCGCGCGGTCGTCCTCGCGGTGGCCGCGATCCTCGTCGCCGCGAGGGCCTTTCACTGGGGGGCGCGGGCGTCTCTCGGCGAGCCGATGCTCTGGATCCTGCACGTGGGTCACGGGTTTCTGCCCCTCGGGCTCGCGCTGCGCGCCCTGGCCGAGGTCTCCTCGAGGGTGCCGCAGTCGCTCGGGATGCACGCGATCACGGCCGGCGCGATCGGGTCGCTCTGCCTTGGCATGATGGCGCGTGTCTCGCTCGGCCACACGGGTCGCGCCATCACGGCGCCTCGGGGGATCCCCCTCGCGTTCGTCGCCGTCGTCGTCGCGGCGCTCGTGCGTATGTCGGCTGCCGTGTTCCCCGTCGGGGCGTCACTCGCGCTGCTCGTCGGCAGCGCCCTCACGTTGGCGGTCGCCTTCGTCGTCTTCGCCGTGACCTACGCGCGGATCCTCGTCGGCCCTCGGGCAGACGGAAAGGCCGGCTGA
- a CDS encoding DUF4149 domain-containing protein → MHALYILSVWLHILAATLWIGGMGFLVLVVVPWLRGGGRSVAGLLLRETGPRFRTVGWVCFGVLVVTGTFNLWVRGVRFGSFGDPAWLGSPFGKAVVAKLLVFVVVLLVSAHHDFVVGPRASLAIEADPSSPETAQLRAKAQRAGRLNALLALLLVGLAVTLVRGSPW, encoded by the coding sequence GTGCACGCCCTCTACATCCTGTCCGTGTGGCTCCACATTCTTGCAGCGACGCTTTGGATCGGTGGAATGGGCTTCCTCGTCCTCGTAGTCGTGCCGTGGCTCCGCGGGGGAGGGCGCTCGGTGGCCGGGCTCCTGCTCCGTGAGACGGGGCCTCGTTTTCGCACCGTAGGGTGGGTCTGTTTCGGCGTCTTGGTCGTGACCGGGACCTTCAACCTCTGGGTGCGTGGCGTCCGTTTCGGGAGTTTCGGTGATCCCGCGTGGCTGGGTTCGCCCTTCGGAAAGGCGGTCGTCGCGAAGCTCCTCGTGTTCGTGGTCGTGCTCCTCGTGAGCGCCCATCACGACTTCGTCGTCGGGCCGCGCGCGAGCCTCGCCATCGAAGCCGACCCCTCGTCACCCGAGACGGCACAGCTCCGCGCCAAGGCGCAACGCGCGGGACGGCTCAACGCGCTTCTGGCGCTCCTGCTCGTCGGGCTCGCCGTCACGCTCGTTCGGGGGAGCCCATGGTGA
- a CDS encoding metal-sulfur cluster assembly factor, which yields MVNDPDDVFARAKAALREVTDPELGINIVDLGLVMAMSLHGSRLTVDLTMTTAACPIAEVVVEEARRSLLSVPGLASVDVRLVWEPVWTPERMSDAAKAVLGWRT from the coding sequence ATGGTGAACGACCCCGACGACGTCTTCGCTCGAGCCAAAGCCGCCCTCCGAGAGGTGACCGATCCTGAGCTCGGGATCAATATCGTCGACCTCGGGCTCGTCATGGCCATGTCGCTGCACGGTAGTCGCCTCACGGTCGACCTCACGATGACGACGGCCGCGTGCCCGATCGCGGAGGTCGTCGTGGAGGAGGCGCGGCGGAGCCTGCTCTCGGTGCCCGGGCTCGCGTCCGTGGACGTGCGCCTCGTGTGGGAGCCGGTGTGGACCCCGGAGAGGATGTCGGACGCGGCGAAGGCGGTGCTCGGGTGGCGGACGTAG
- a CDS encoding Crp/Fnr family transcriptional regulator gives MGLSERPPLRCQSCELGDVSPDACPFVEHRYSAGTVLLHAGEVPAMVHYVRRGLVGLTTEWGSREVACAVRGPGTFVGLEVVGARLPEHRAIALTDVVVCRITGDRFGEWLGPTSCPLGVVARAAVREAAFRGSERHALEGSALQRVARFLLGARAAESGAEAHVANRVVAAVLRMRPETFSRVVTGLRKSGVLGRGPELTVLDEAALRCLGQ, from the coding sequence ATGGGACTCTCGGAAAGGCCTCCGCTCCGTTGCCAGTCGTGCGAGCTCGGAGACGTGTCGCCGGACGCGTGCCCGTTCGTCGAGCACAGGTACTCGGCGGGGACGGTTCTTCTGCACGCGGGCGAGGTGCCTGCGATGGTCCACTACGTGCGCCGCGGTCTCGTGGGCTTGACGACGGAGTGGGGGAGTCGTGAAGTGGCCTGCGCCGTGCGCGGGCCCGGCACGTTCGTAGGGTTGGAGGTCGTCGGCGCACGCCTGCCCGAGCACAGAGCCATCGCGCTCACCGACGTGGTCGTGTGCCGCATCACCGGAGATCGCTTCGGCGAATGGCTGGGGCCGACGTCGTGCCCGCTCGGGGTGGTCGCACGTGCCGCGGTCCGTGAGGCCGCGTTTCGAGGCTCCGAGCGCCACGCGCTCGAGGGGAGCGCACTCCAACGAGTCGCTCGCTTCCTCCTCGGGGCCCGCGCTGCCGAGTCCGGCGCCGAGGCTCACGTCGCGAACCGCGTGGTCGCCGCGGTGCTGCGCATGCGACCGGAGACCTTCTCTCGCGTCGTGACAGGGCTCCGTAAGAGTGGAGTGCTGGGCCGCGGGCCCGAGCTCACGGTCCTCGACGAAGCAGCGCTCCGTTGCCTCGGCCAGTGA
- a CDS encoding TIGR04053 family radical SAM/SPASM domain-containing protein, giving the protein MTSPRTGALARGRAPLDFDDHPLLAIWETTQACDLVCAHCRACATTTRATDELTTDEAKRLLSQIHAMGTPLCILTGGDPALRDDLVELVAYGSGLGLTMALTPSGTPLMRRELLSALAAAGLARVAVSVDGPDGRTHDTFRGVLGSFAQSMRILREARELGLETQMNFTLSRVSVGHVAAMADLARDVGVAMFVLFLVVPTGRANESLMLTADEVEQALEELARIAAGYPFQVKTTAAPHFRRVLLERHHSGSPVGLLRDVHDGTVRGPRGINDGSGFLFVSHTGDVMPSGFFPVSAGNVREDDLAAIYRDSPLFRRLRDVDRLEGKCGACPFRRVCGGSRARALATTGNAWAEDPGCAYIPRDARPA; this is encoded by the coding sequence ATGACATCCCCCCGCACCGGCGCGCTGGCTCGCGGCCGCGCCCCTCTCGATTTCGACGACCATCCGCTGCTCGCCATCTGGGAAACGACCCAGGCGTGCGACCTCGTGTGCGCCCACTGCCGCGCGTGTGCGACCACCACGCGCGCCACCGACGAGCTCACCACGGACGAAGCCAAGCGATTGCTCTCGCAGATTCACGCGATGGGGACACCCCTGTGCATCCTCACGGGAGGGGATCCGGCCCTCCGCGACGACCTGGTCGAGCTCGTCGCCTACGGGAGCGGACTGGGCCTCACGATGGCGCTCACGCCGTCGGGCACGCCGCTCATGCGACGGGAGCTCTTGAGCGCGCTCGCCGCGGCAGGCCTCGCCCGCGTCGCCGTCTCCGTAGACGGTCCCGACGGGCGCACGCACGACACCTTCCGCGGCGTGCTCGGCAGCTTCGCCCAGTCGATGCGCATCTTGCGCGAGGCGCGCGAGCTCGGCCTCGAGACGCAGATGAACTTCACGCTCTCGCGCGTCTCCGTGGGCCACGTGGCCGCGATGGCGGACCTCGCGCGTGACGTGGGGGTCGCGATGTTCGTGCTCTTCCTCGTTGTCCCGACGGGGCGCGCCAACGAGTCGCTGATGCTCACGGCCGACGAGGTCGAGCAGGCCCTCGAGGAGCTCGCGCGGATCGCAGCAGGCTACCCGTTTCAAGTGAAGACCACGGCCGCGCCCCACTTTCGGCGCGTGCTGCTCGAGCGTCATCACTCGGGGTCGCCCGTCGGGCTCCTCCGCGACGTACACGACGGGACGGTCCGTGGACCGCGAGGCATCAACGACGGCTCCGGATTCCTCTTCGTCTCCCACACGGGAGACGTGATGCCGAGCGGATTCTTCCCCGTGAGCGCCGGCAACGTCCGCGAGGACGACCTCGCCGCGATCTACCGAGACTCGCCGCTGTTCCGACGCCTGCGAGACGTCGACCGCCTCGAGGGCAAGTGCGGAGCTTGCCCGTTTCGGCGGGTTTGCGGTGGCTCACGTGCGCGCGCGCTGGCGACTACCGGGAACGCCTGGGCCGAAGACCCGGGGTGCGCCTACATCCCTCGAGATGCCCGACCGGCGTGA
- a CDS encoding sigma-54-dependent Fis family transcriptional regulator — protein MSESILVVEDDPTVANNVARGLSRDGHAVTAVGTCKEALAELAYRSFDVILLDLRLPDGDGLEVLDEIRKGSPETFTLVMTAYASIESAIDALRRGAHDYVLKPLALADLRAKVERVARNRQVERENVRLRAIVRGDSDAIAALRRGGQHMARVADLVDRVAPTQANVLVTGESGTGKDLVARALHERSTRGSGPFVAFSVGAIPEALVEAQLFGYERGAHFGADAACDGLFRAASGGTLLIDDVGELSALAQTKLLRAVETKEILPLGADHPRRVDVRVVAATHRDLAAGVRQGTFREDLFYRLNVVTVDIPPLRQRKSDIATLARELLERHARTYQRPVVAFTEDAIACLERYAWPGNVRELSNAIERATIVCDGDAITAAHLPPVVSGMPPPASQDGGSSGAPEPLLDPNLERATATFQREHVRRVLERTNGSRDDAARLLGLSPATLYRYLQKLGLKGFRADDEDARSTKDDPS, from the coding sequence GTGAGCGAGAGTATCCTCGTCGTCGAGGACGATCCGACGGTCGCGAACAACGTGGCGCGCGGCCTCTCGCGCGACGGCCACGCGGTCACCGCGGTCGGTACCTGCAAAGAGGCGCTCGCCGAGCTCGCCTACCGCTCGTTCGACGTCATCTTGCTCGACCTCCGGCTCCCCGACGGAGACGGCCTCGAGGTGCTCGACGAGATCCGGAAGGGCTCTCCCGAGACGTTCACCCTCGTCATGACCGCGTACGCGTCGATCGAGTCGGCCATCGACGCCCTCCGCCGAGGCGCTCACGACTACGTCCTCAAGCCACTCGCGCTCGCCGATCTCCGCGCGAAGGTCGAGAGGGTCGCGCGAAACCGCCAAGTCGAGCGCGAGAACGTGCGCCTCCGCGCGATCGTCCGCGGGGACAGCGACGCCATCGCCGCGCTCCGGCGCGGGGGACAGCACATGGCCCGCGTCGCGGACCTCGTCGATCGCGTCGCGCCGACGCAGGCGAACGTGCTCGTGACGGGCGAGAGCGGGACGGGGAAGGACCTCGTCGCGAGGGCGCTCCACGAGCGCTCGACACGAGGCAGCGGGCCCTTCGTCGCGTTCAGCGTCGGCGCCATTCCGGAGGCGCTCGTCGAGGCGCAGCTCTTCGGCTACGAGCGTGGGGCGCACTTCGGCGCGGACGCCGCGTGCGACGGGCTCTTCCGCGCGGCCTCGGGCGGCACGCTGCTCATCGACGACGTCGGCGAGCTGAGCGCGCTCGCGCAGACGAAGCTCCTCAGAGCCGTCGAGACGAAGGAGATCCTCCCCCTCGGGGCGGATCACCCGCGCCGGGTCGACGTCCGCGTCGTAGCCGCGACCCACCGTGACCTCGCCGCCGGCGTCCGACAAGGGACGTTCCGCGAAGACCTCTTCTACCGTCTCAACGTCGTAACCGTCGACATCCCTCCGCTTCGCCAGCGCAAAAGCGACATCGCGACCCTCGCCCGGGAGCTGCTCGAGCGCCACGCGCGGACGTACCAACGCCCCGTCGTCGCGTTCACCGAGGACGCCATCGCGTGCCTCGAGCGCTACGCGTGGCCCGGGAACGTGCGCGAGCTCTCGAACGCCATCGAGCGTGCGACGATCGTCTGCGACGGCGACGCGATCACGGCCGCTCACCTCCCGCCCGTGGTTTCCGGAATGCCGCCCCCCGCGAGCCAGGACGGAGGGTCCTCCGGGGCGCCCGAGCCGCTGCTCGATCCGAACCTCGAACGCGCCACGGCCACCTTCCAACGAGAGCACGTGAGGCGTGTCCTCGAGCGAACGAACGGCAGCCGTGACGACGCCGCTCGGCTCCTCGGGCTCTCGCCGGCGACGCTCTACAGGTACCTCCAGAAGCTCGGGCTCAAGGGCTTCCGCGCGGACGACGAAGACGCACGATCGACGAAGGACGACCCGTCATGA